Part of the Mycolicibacterium thermoresistibile genome, GGCAAACCCCACCTCGTCACCCCGCCGCATGTCAACCTCGGGTTGGCCATCGACCTGCAACGCAAGGAAGGTGAGCGGCAGCTGGTCGTCGCCGCCATCAAGAAAGCCGAGACCATGGGCTTCCGCCAGTTCGTCGCCGCCTACGAGGACATCGTCCGGCGCGCCCGCGACGGCAAGCTGACCATGGACGACTTCACCGGTGTGACGATCTCGCTGACGAACCCGGGCACCATCGGCACCGTGCACTCGGTGCCGCGGCTGATGGCCGGGCAGGGCGCGATCGTCGGCGTCGGCGCGATGGAGTATCCGGCGGAGTTCCAGGGCGCCAGCGAGGACCGGATCGCCGAACTCGGCATCGGCAAACTCGTCACGCTGACCTCGACCTACGACCACCGGATCATTCAGGGCGCCGAGTCCGGCGAGTTCCTGCGCATCATCCACGAACTGCTGCTCGACGACGATTTCTACGACGAGATCTTCCGCGAGCTCAACATCCCCTACGAGCCGGTCCGGTGGCGCCCGGACAACCCCGACTCGATCGAGGACAAGAACCCGCGGGTCATCGAACTGATCGCGGCGTACCGCAACCGCGGCCATCTGATGGCCGACATCGACCCGCTGCGTCTGGACAAGGAACGGTTCCGCAGCCACCCCGACCTCGACGTCCTCACCCACGGGCTGACGCTGTGGGACCTGGACCGGGAGTTCAAGGTCGGCGGCTTCGGCGGTTCGGAGACCAAGAAGCTGCGCGACGTGCTGGGGCTGCTGCGCGACGCGTACTGCCGCCACGTCGGCATCGAGTACACCCACATTCTCGAGCCCGAACAGCAGCAGTGGCTGCAGGAGCGGATCGAGGTCAAACAGGCCAAACCCACCGTCGCCGAGCAGAAGTACATTCTGAGCCGGCTCAACGCCGCGGAAGCGTTCGAAACCTTCCTGCAGACCAAATACGTTGGCCAGAAGCGGTTTTCGCTGGAGGGCGCGGAGACGGTCATCCCGACGATGGACGCGGTGATCGACCAGTGCGCCGAGCACGGCCTCGATGAGGTCGTCATCGCGATGCCGCACCGCGGGCGGCTCAACGTGCTGGCCAACATCGTCGGCAAGCCCTACTCGGAGATCTTCAAGGAGTTCGAGGGCAACCTGAACCCGTCGCAGGCCCACGGATCCGGCGACGTGAAGTACCACCTGGGCGCGAGCGGCACCTACATCCAGATGTTCGGCGACAACGACATCGAGGTGTCGCTGGTGGCCAACCCGTCGCACCTGGAGGCCGTCGACCCGGTGGTCGAGGGTCTGGTCCGCGCCAAACAGGACAAGCTCGACAAGCAGGGCGACGACCGGTTCAGCGTGGTCCCGCTGGTGCTGCACGGCGACGCGGCGTTCGCCGGCCAGGGTGTGGTCGCCGAGACGCTGAACATGGCGCTGCTGCGCGGTTACCGCACCGGCGGCACCATCCACATCATCGTCAACAACCAGATCGGCTTCACCACCTCGCCGGACGACGCGAAGTCCTCGGAGTACTGCACCGATGTGGCGAAGATGATCGGCGCACCGATCTTCCACGTCAACGGCGACGACCCCGAGGCCGCGGTGTGGGTGGCCAAGCTGGCCGTGGACTTCCGGCAGAAGTTCCACAAGGACGTCGTCATCGACCTGATCTGCTACCGCAAGCGCGGCCACAACGAGGGCGACGACCCGTCGATGACCCAGCCGGAGATGTACGACGCGATCGACGCCAAGCGCGGCGTGCGCAAGAGCTACACCGAAGCGCTGATCGGCCGCGGCGACATCTCGCTGAAGGAAGCCGAGGACGCGCTGCGCGACTACCAGGGTCAGCTCGAGCGCGTGTTCAACGAGGTGCGTGAGCTCGAACGCCACCCGGTCGAACCGAGTGAGTCGGTGGAGTCTGCCCAGATGATCCCGCGCGGGATGGACACCTCCGTCGACAAGGCGATGCTCGCGCGCATCGGCGATGCGCACGTGTCGTGGCCCGAGGACTTCACGGTGCATCCGCGGGTCAAGCCGGTGCTGGAGAAGCGCCGCGAGATGGCCTACGAGGGCAAGGTCGACTGGGCGTTCGCCGAGTTGCTGGCGCTCGGTTCACTGATCGCCGAGGGCAAGACGGTGCGGTTGAGCGGCCAGGACACCCGCCGGGGCACGTTCAGCCAGCGGCACGCGGTGGTCATCGACCGCAAGACCGGCGAGGAGTTCACCCCGCTGCAGTTGCTCACCCGCCATCCGGACGGCACGCCCAACGGCGGCAAGTTCTTCGTCTACGACTCGCCGCTGTCGGAGTTCGCGGCGGTGGGCTTCGAGTACGGCTACTCGGTCGGCAACCCCGACGCGTTGGTGTTGTGGGAGGCGCAGTTCGGCGACTTCGTCAACGGCGCGCAGTCGATCATCGACGAGTTCATCTCCTCCGGTGAGGCCAAGTGGGGGCAGCTGTCGGATGTCGTGCTGCTGCTGCCGCACGGGCATGAGGGGCAGGGGCCGGACCACACCTCGGGCCGTATCGAACGGTTCCTGCAGCTGTGGGCCGAGGGGTCGATGACGATCGCGATGCCGTCGACGCCGGCCAACTACTTCCACCTGCTGCGCCGGCATGCGCTCGACGGCATCAAACGACCGCTGATCGTGTTCACGCCGAAGTCGATGCTGCGGCACAAGGCCGCGGTCAGCGATCTGCGCGACTTCACCGAGGCCAAGTTCCGCTCGGTGCTCGAGGAGCCGACCTACGTCGACGGCGACGGCGACCGCAGCAAGGTCCGCCGGCTGCTGTTGTGCAGCGGGAAGCTGTACTACGAACTGGCCGCGCGGAAGGCCAAGGACAAGCGGGACGACATCGCGATCGTGCGCATCGAACAGCTCGCCCCGCTGCCGCGGCGGCGCATCGCCGAGACGCTGGACCGCTACCCGAACGTCGAGGAGAAGTTCTGGGTGCAGGAGGAGCCGGCCAACCAGGGCGCGTGGCCGTCGTTCGGCCTGACGTTGCCGGAGATGTTGCCGGGCCACTTCACCGGGCTGAAGCGGATCTCCCGTCGGGCGATGTCGGCCCCGTCGTCGGGCTCGTCGAAGGTGCACGCGGTCGAGCAGCAGGAGATCATCGACGAGGCGTTCGCCTGACGCTGGCGAGCGACCGTGTCTGTACGCGACACGCCGTGTCCAGCCGTACAGTCGCGGTCGCTCGCGGCTCGCCGCGAACCTCAGATGCCCAACAGGTCCAACGGGATCGGAGACTGACCGCTGGCCAGCGCCGCGACCGCCCCGGGGCAGAACACCGAGATCGCGACGCCGGTGAACACGGTGGCCGGCCCCAGCGGACGGCCGATCGCCTCGGCGACGTCGGCGGCCACGTTGGCGGCGGCCTGCCCGGGTTCGACCAGCCGCGGGCAGATCGACTGACCGACCTCGACGGCGCGCGCCGGATCGACGCCGACGACGCCGCGGTCGGCCAGGGCGCGGAGGAAGACATCGACACCGGTGTCGGCCTGCGCGCTCGGCGCGACGGCCGACGCGCCCGACAGGGCCGGCGCGACCAGCAGCCCGACCGCCAGGGCCAGGGTGGCGAGGATCGAGCGTAGGTTTTTCATGCCCGGTGCATCGCGGCGACGGGCGCGAGCGTTACCGGGTGGTGAGTTGGCCGCGGTGTACCGTGCCGATGCCCACGGCCTCGACCGCCCGGACGCCGGCAGCCTCGGCGCCCGGGCCTCCTGACCCTCCCCGCCATAACCAGGACCGCGGGTACCGGTTAGTCTCGACGCAACGGAACCGAGCGCAAGGAGAGTGCAATGCAGGGCTTCGCCGGCAAAGTCGCGGTGATCACCGGCGCCGGGTCGGGCATCGGTCAGGCGTTGGCGCTCGAACTCGGCCGGTCCGGGGCCAAGGTCGCGATCAGCGACGTCAACACCGAGGGGCTGACCGAAACCGAGGACCGGCTCAAGGCCATCGGCGCGCCGGTGAAGGCCGACCGCCTCGACGTCACCGAACGAGCCGCGTTCGAAGCCTACGCCGACGCCGTCGTCGAGCACTTCGGCGTGGTCAACCAGATCTACAACAACGCCGGCATCGCCTACACCGGCGACATCGAGGTCAGCCACTTCAAGGACATCGAACGGGTGATGGACGTCGACTTCTGGGGCGTCGTCAACGGCACCAAGGTGTTCCTGCCGCATCTGATCGCCTCGGGCGACGGCCACGTGATCAACATCTCCAGCGTGTTCGGCCTGTTCTCGGTGCCCGGCCAGGCGGCCTACAACGCGGCCAAGTTCGCCGTCCGCGGGTTCACCGAGGCGCTGCGTCAGGAGATGATCCTGGCCGGCCACCCGGTGAAGGTGACGACGGTGCACCCGGGCGGGATCAAGACCGGCATCGCCCGCAACATGACCGCGGCCGAGGGGCTCGACGCCCAGGAGCTGGCGCGGGCCTTCGACACCAAACTGGCCCGGACCAGCCCGGAGAAGGCGGCGCAGATCATCCTCGACGGTGTCCGGAAGAACAAGGCGCGCGTGCTCGTCGGCACCGACGCCAAGATCCTCGACGCGATCGTGCGTCTCACCGGCTCCGGCTATCAGCGCCTGTTCCCGAAGTTCGTCGCCCGCACCATGCCCCGATAGCGATTTCGGCGTGCGCACGACCGCTGAGCGACCGTGAGCACGCCGAAATCACCGGCCCGGCGGGTTGCGCTCCAGCCAGGCGGCGGCGACCTCAGCGGGATCCGCGTCGTCGTCGACCTGACGACGCATGTCGATCAGCGCCGCGGTGTCGAGCACCCCGGCGATCTGGTTGAGCGCCAGCACCTGCGATTCGGTGAGCTCGTTGCGCCGATACAGCGGAACCAGATTCTGGGCCCGCACCAGCGCGGTGTTGTCGGAGAGCACCACCACCTCGGACGGCACCCCGACCGCGGCGGTCGTCGTCCACGCGCCGTCGATCTCGCCCGCCCGCAGCGCCGCGAACATCGCATCGGCGTCGGGATACCGGCGCGGCGCCGGAAGCTCACACGACCCGAGCCTGCGCGGCACCGCCATCGTGTCGCGGGTCGTGTCGGTCGCTGTGTCGATAACAATGCCGGTCACCACGTCGGCACAGCGCCGGGCCAGCGCGCTCAGATCCCGTGACCCCCAGGCCTCGGCCGTGGCCTCGGTCACCGCGACCGTCGGGGTGTCCTCCGCCGAGATCGTGTAGTCACCGGCGGCGATGCCCTCCGGCAGCGCGGCGACCACGTCCCGGTACACCTGTTCCGCCGCCCGCGCCGGCGCGCCCGGGGCGAACCGCTCCAGCAGCCGGCCGGTGAAACCCGGCACCACCCGCACCGCCGCGGAGTCCAGACCGGCCAGCGGATCGTCCATCAACTCCACCCGGGTCGGCGTGCCGTAGTAGCGCAGCGCCGCCGCGTACAGGTGCGCCACCAGCGCGTCGTCCGGGGTGGCGCCGATCGGAACCGGCGGCGGCCCGCTCGGCCCGCCGCAACCGGCCACCAGCAGCGCCACCAGCACCACTGCCAGGCGGCGAACCGTCATCGCGGGCTCAGATGTCGGCTGCCGCGGCCACCGCCTCGGCCACCGCCGGGCCGACGCGCGGATCGAGGGCGCTCGGCACGATGTGGTCGACCCCGAGATCGTCGCCGATCACCGAGAAGATCGCCCGGGCCGCCGCCACCTTCATCTCCTCGGTGATCCGGCGTGCCCCGGCGTCCAGGGCTCCGCGGAACACCCCCGGGAAGGCCAGCACGTTGTTGATCTGGTTCGGGAAGTCGCTACGGCCGGTCGCGACCACCGCCGCATACTTGCGGGCGACGTCCGGATGGATCTCCGGATCCGGGTTCGACAGGGCGAACACGATGCACTTCGGGGCCATCGAGGCGATCAGTTCTTCGGGCACCAGGCCGGCCGACACCCCGAGGAAGACGTCGGCGTCGGCCAGCGCCTCGGCCAGTCCCGCGGTCAGGCCGCGCGGATTGGTGCGCTGCGCCAGTTCGGTCTTGACCTCGTTCATGTCCTCCCGCCCGGGGTGCAGGATGCCCTTGGAGTCCAGCACCACGATGTCGCGGATGCCCTTGGCCTGCAGGATGTTGGCGCACGCCACGCCCGCGGCGCCGGCGCCGGAGATCACCACCCGCAGCGAGTAGATGTCGCGGTCCAGGACCTCGGCCGCACCGATCAGCGCCGCGAGCACGACGATGGCGGTGCCGTGCTGATCGTCGTGCATGACCGGGCAGTCCAGCGCCTCGACGACGCGGCGTTCGATCTCAAAGCAGCGCGGCGCGGAGATGTCCTCGAGGTTGACCGCGCCGAATGTCGGCCGCAGCCGGATCAGGGTCTCGACGATCTCGTCCGGATCCTTGGTGTCCAGCACGATCGGGATCGAGTCCAGGCCGGCGAACGCCTTGAACAACGCGCACTTGCCCTCCATCACCGGCAGCGACGCCTCCGGGCCGATGTCTCCGAGGCCCAGCACGGCGCTGCCGTCGCTGACCACCGCGACCAGCCGGTTCGACCAGGTGTACTTGGCCGCCAGCGTGCGGTCGGTCGCGATCGCCCGGCTGACCTGGGCGACTCCTGGGGTGTAGGCGATCGAGAGGGCCCGCTGGGTGTCCAGTGGTTCTTTCAGCGCGACCGAGAGCTTGCCGCCTTCATGGTGGGCGAAGATTTCCGCGTCGTCTACGACGACCTGGGGCGTACGCACAGTTTCCGACACGGCGCAAGGGTATCTGACCGCGCAGAGGTCGATCGTGCCGGTGACGCAAAATCCGCCGCTCTACTCGGATTGGCGGCCCGCCGCTCAACTCGGATTGGCGGCCCGCCGCCGTGGGTCCAGGACGTCCACCCCGTCCACCTCCCACGCCTCCCGCATCGCCCCGGCCCCCTTGAGCCGTACCCAGGCCGCCTCGGTCGGCGTGATCGGTATGGCAGACAACAACACCACCGGTGAGCGCGGCTCCGGCAGCGCCACCTCGTCGAGGTCGCCGGGCCCGAGCAGGAACGCCGTGAACGGCGCCCCGTCCCACAGCGGCTGACCCAGGTCCACCAGCGCGTCGGGCTCCAGAATCAGACCCTCCACCGCCGGCGCGGCGGCCAGTACCGCCACCGAGCGGGCCAACCCGGCCGGCGTCGGCCCCTTCAGCGCGACGACCACCTCGGCGCGCGGACCCCGCACCGGGTCGGTGACCAGTGCGTCGGGGTCCCCCATCGGATGCCGCGAACAGCCCAACGACACGTAGCGGGAGACGCCCTCCGGGCTCGGGCCGAACCGCAGGATCTCGTAACGCTCCGTGCCCAGGAAGGTGACACTGGCCGCCGCCGGTTCCCCGGTGATTCCGATACGGGCAAACTGTTCGGTCAGCCGCGCCCGGACCGTGGTCAGGACGTCGGTCACGCGTCCGACGGCGGGAGGGTCAGGTTGGCACCGGTGTCCGCGTCGAAGACCAGCAGCTTGGCCGGGTTGAACGCGAGCTGCAGGCTCTGCCCCTTCTTCGCCTTGGACTCGGTGGAAACCCTTGCAATGAACTCGTTTTCACCGGCCCCGGATTCGGCCGCCA contains:
- a CDS encoding multifunctional oxoglutarate decarboxylase/oxoglutarate dehydrogenase thiamine pyrophosphate-binding subunit/dihydrolipoyllysine-residue succinyltransferase subunit, producing the protein MSSSPSPFGQNEWLVEEMYRKFREDPSSVDPSWHEFLVDYSPGTSTDTNRGGNGIPAAATATPISPPEPAPAPPPEPASPDGAAKPQTAKTKTARTPSSGDSSAGAAAPAAPKPQEKKPATPARTADSGAELEKQVLRGPAAAVVRNMDASLEVPTATSVRAIPAKAMIDNRIVINNHLKRTRGGKVSFTHLIGYAVVQAVKQYPAMNRYFAEIDGKPHLVTPPHVNLGLAIDLQRKEGERQLVVAAIKKAETMGFRQFVAAYEDIVRRARDGKLTMDDFTGVTISLTNPGTIGTVHSVPRLMAGQGAIVGVGAMEYPAEFQGASEDRIAELGIGKLVTLTSTYDHRIIQGAESGEFLRIIHELLLDDDFYDEIFRELNIPYEPVRWRPDNPDSIEDKNPRVIELIAAYRNRGHLMADIDPLRLDKERFRSHPDLDVLTHGLTLWDLDREFKVGGFGGSETKKLRDVLGLLRDAYCRHVGIEYTHILEPEQQQWLQERIEVKQAKPTVAEQKYILSRLNAAEAFETFLQTKYVGQKRFSLEGAETVIPTMDAVIDQCAEHGLDEVVIAMPHRGRLNVLANIVGKPYSEIFKEFEGNLNPSQAHGSGDVKYHLGASGTYIQMFGDNDIEVSLVANPSHLEAVDPVVEGLVRAKQDKLDKQGDDRFSVVPLVLHGDAAFAGQGVVAETLNMALLRGYRTGGTIHIIVNNQIGFTTSPDDAKSSEYCTDVAKMIGAPIFHVNGDDPEAAVWVAKLAVDFRQKFHKDVVIDLICYRKRGHNEGDDPSMTQPEMYDAIDAKRGVRKSYTEALIGRGDISLKEAEDALRDYQGQLERVFNEVRELERHPVEPSESVESAQMIPRGMDTSVDKAMLARIGDAHVSWPEDFTVHPRVKPVLEKRREMAYEGKVDWAFAELLALGSLIAEGKTVRLSGQDTRRGTFSQRHAVVIDRKTGEEFTPLQLLTRHPDGTPNGGKFFVYDSPLSEFAAVGFEYGYSVGNPDALVLWEAQFGDFVNGAQSIIDEFISSGEAKWGQLSDVVLLLPHGHEGQGPDHTSGRIERFLQLWAEGSMTIAMPSTPANYFHLLRRHALDGIKRPLIVFTPKSMLRHKAAVSDLRDFTEAKFRSVLEEPTYVDGDGDRSKVRRLLLCSGKLYYELAARKAKDKRDDIAIVRIEQLAPLPRRRIAETLDRYPNVEEKFWVQEEPANQGAWPSFGLTLPEMLPGHFTGLKRISRRAMSAPSSGSSKVHAVEQQEIIDEAFA
- a CDS encoding DUF732 domain-containing protein — its product is MKNLRSILATLALAVGLLVAPALSGASAVAPSAQADTGVDVFLRALADRGVVGVDPARAVEVGQSICPRLVEPGQAAANVAADVAEAIGRPLGPATVFTGVAISVFCPGAVAALASGQSPIPLDLLGI
- a CDS encoding SDR family NAD(P)-dependent oxidoreductase; the encoded protein is MQGFAGKVAVITGAGSGIGQALALELGRSGAKVAISDVNTEGLTETEDRLKAIGAPVKADRLDVTERAAFEAYADAVVEHFGVVNQIYNNAGIAYTGDIEVSHFKDIERVMDVDFWGVVNGTKVFLPHLIASGDGHVINISSVFGLFSVPGQAAYNAAKFAVRGFTEALRQEMILAGHPVKVTTVHPGGIKTGIARNMTAAEGLDAQELARAFDTKLARTSPEKAAQIILDGVRKNKARVLVGTDAKILDAIVRLTGSGYQRLFPKFVARTMPR
- a CDS encoding glycine betaine ABC transporter substrate-binding protein — protein: MTVRRLAVVLVALLVAGCGGPSGPPPVPIGATPDDALVAHLYAAALRYYGTPTRVELMDDPLAGLDSAAVRVVPGFTGRLLERFAPGAPARAAEQVYRDVVAALPEGIAAGDYTISAEDTPTVAVTEATAEAWGSRDLSALARRCADVVTGIVIDTATDTTRDTMAVPRRLGSCELPAPRRYPDADAMFAALRAGEIDGAWTTTAAVGVPSEVVVLSDNTALVRAQNLVPLYRRNELTESQVLALNQIAGVLDTAALIDMRRQVDDDADPAEVAAAWLERNPPGR
- a CDS encoding NAD(P)-dependent malic enzyme, which gives rise to MSETVRTPQVVVDDAEIFAHHEGGKLSVALKEPLDTQRALSIAYTPGVAQVSRAIATDRTLAAKYTWSNRLVAVVSDGSAVLGLGDIGPEASLPVMEGKCALFKAFAGLDSIPIVLDTKDPDEIVETLIRLRPTFGAVNLEDISAPRCFEIERRVVEALDCPVMHDDQHGTAIVVLAALIGAAEVLDRDIYSLRVVISGAGAAGVACANILQAKGIRDIVVLDSKGILHPGREDMNEVKTELAQRTNPRGLTAGLAEALADADVFLGVSAGLVPEELIASMAPKCIVFALSNPDPEIHPDVARKYAAVVATGRSDFPNQINNVLAFPGVFRGALDAGARRITEEMKVAAARAIFSVIGDDLGVDHIVPSALDPRVGPAVAEAVAAAADI
- a CDS encoding suppressor of fused domain protein, producing the protein MTDVLTTVRARLTEQFARIGITGEPAAASVTFLGTERYEILRFGPSPEGVSRYVSLGCSRHPMGDPDALVTDPVRGPRAEVVVALKGPTPAGLARSVAVLAAAPAVEGLILEPDALVDLGQPLWDGAPFTAFLLGPGDLDEVALPEPRSPVVLLSAIPITPTEAAWVRLKGAGAMREAWEVDGVDVLDPRRRAANPS